A portion of the Candidatus Pristimantibacillus lignocellulolyticus genome contains these proteins:
- a CDS encoding methyl-accepting chemotaxis protein has protein sequence MFKSLQSRMILFFSTILCVSGFILSYSLYQSSEKLILQTIGEQARSIAISASKIIDVEQFQELSSSMERNTYYDTLQAQLQQIRETNGLKYLYTMISKELNGNASYYYIVDGTDPQSDYFSALGDEELETDEAMHNTLKTGEVKIGTLDYTEAFGATLSAYLPIIASDGQIIGIIGADFDATNVYALLKQNKQDMFMMSVVIVLISILLVWLVARIMTKPISSLVSSMKKVSNGVLTDKIEVKGSGEIAQLSQVFNDMSSDLQAMLQRIASSLKVINDSVQILNKNMAISDVLNERVDNHLQVADQQSSAQHQATIETKKVMSEVGKGMLSVAATSESMLSMAHRASHISSTGNESMEQLELQMDHIYQSSAQVTADISYLNTHSQDIQEMVLIIKRIASQTALLALNASIEAARAGEHGKGFHVVALEVRKLADQSDQAATEVEQLISDMLSLTGKVNTASSISMKDIESGVSAVQLAGVAFKHISQEVSDVEGQAQHVSSTSAQISATMGMLDDLASHAASLTEQTLLVTQEMKETITTQIHSVDQSRQTINQLVQQSVELQAVLNKFKMEHQQHNT, from the coding sequence GTGTTCAAAAGTTTGCAATCTCGTATGATATTGTTTTTTTCAACGATATTATGTGTTAGTGGATTCATATTAAGCTATAGTCTATATCAATCTTCTGAAAAATTAATATTACAAACGATAGGTGAGCAAGCTAGATCAATTGCTATTTCTGCAAGTAAAATTATCGATGTGGAGCAATTTCAGGAGTTATCGTCATCTATGGAGAGAAATACATATTACGATACTTTACAAGCCCAACTACAGCAAATTAGAGAAACGAATGGTCTAAAATATTTATATACGATGATATCTAAAGAGCTTAACGGAAATGCTAGTTACTACTACATTGTCGATGGAACCGATCCGCAAAGTGATTATTTTTCGGCTCTAGGTGATGAAGAACTTGAAACCGATGAAGCAATGCATAATACGTTAAAGACTGGTGAAGTGAAAATAGGTACTTTAGATTATACAGAAGCCTTTGGTGCTACGTTATCTGCTTATTTACCAATTATCGCATCAGATGGTCAAATTATCGGAATAATTGGAGCAGATTTTGATGCCACTAATGTTTATGCATTATTGAAGCAGAATAAGCAGGACATGTTCATGATGTCAGTCGTCATTGTGTTAATCTCGATCTTACTCGTATGGTTAGTGGCAAGAATAATGACTAAGCCTATAAGCTCACTTGTAAGTAGTATGAAGAAGGTAAGTAATGGTGTGCTAACTGATAAAATAGAGGTAAAAGGTAGTGGTGAAATTGCCCAACTATCACAAGTGTTTAATGATATGAGTAGTGATCTACAAGCAATGTTACAGCGTATAGCTAGTAGCTTGAAGGTCATCAATGATAGTGTGCAAATTTTGAATAAAAATATGGCTATATCCGATGTACTAAACGAACGTGTAGATAATCATTTGCAGGTCGCTGATCAACAATCTAGTGCTCAGCACCAAGCAACAATTGAAACGAAAAAAGTAATGTCTGAAGTCGGAAAAGGGATGCTCTCCGTTGCAGCCACTTCGGAGTCCATGTTAAGTATGGCACATCGAGCTAGTCATATATCTTCTACAGGCAATGAGTCGATGGAGCAATTAGAATTGCAGATGGATCATATCTACCAGTCCTCTGCTCAAGTGACAGCTGATATTTCCTACTTAAATACTCACTCACAAGATATACAGGAAATGGTTCTCATCATTAAACGTATTGCATCACAAACTGCACTATTAGCATTAAATGCCTCTATTGAGGCTGCTAGAGCTGGAGAGCATGGTAAAGGATTTCATGTCGTTGCCTTAGAGGTACGTAAGTTGGCTGACCAGAGTGACCAAGCTGCTACAGAAGTAGAACAGCTTATAAGTGATATGTTATCTCTTACTGGAAAGGTAAATACGGCATCCTCAATTAGTATGAAAGATATTGAATCGGGTGTCTCTGCAGTTCAATTAGCAGGTGTTGCCTTCAAGCATATTTCGCAAGAGGTAAGTGATGTAGAAGGGCAAGCTCAACATGTTTCAAGCACCTCTGCACAAATTAGTGCAACAATGGGAATGCTAGATGATTTGGCTAGTCATGCAGCGAGTTTAACGGAACAAACCTTGCTTGTAACACAAGAAATGAAGGAAACGATTACTACACAAATTCATTCTGTTGATCAAAGCAGACAGACAATTAATCAATTGGTTCAACAATCAGTAGAACTTCAAGCTGTGTTGAATAAATTTAAGATGGAACATCAGCAACATAACACATAA
- a CDS encoding lipoate--protein ligase encodes MLFVSNEGNHDPAINLALEEYIFRQLPENNYLLFYINEPSIIIGKNQNTVEEINAEYVKENHIHIVRRMSGGGAVYHDLGNLNFSFIMKDDGSSFHNFKKFTEPVVEALRTMGIEAELTGRNDIQIGEKKISGNAQFHSRGKIISHGTLLFNSEMQNVASALKVNAEKYASKSTKSVRSRVANITEFLQEPMTIEQFRVKILHSIFAGEGEVQSYELTEEDWKKVRQLADERYRSWEWTYGRSPQFNMQQRKRVEGAGTFDVRLNVQDGVIQDAAIFGDFFGRGDRNEVAEQLIGIRYTEEELSKLSDNIDLAFYFGPITKEDWMSLLL; translated from the coding sequence ATGTTATTTGTAAGTAACGAAGGCAATCATGATCCAGCAATAAACTTAGCCCTAGAGGAATACATTTTCAGACAACTTCCTGAAAACAATTATCTTTTATTTTATATTAATGAACCTTCAATTATTATTGGAAAAAATCAAAATACAGTTGAAGAAATCAATGCTGAATATGTGAAAGAAAACCATATTCATATTGTGCGTCGTATGAGTGGTGGTGGTGCAGTATATCACGATCTAGGTAACTTGAATTTTAGTTTTATTATGAAAGATGATGGATCCTCATTCCATAATTTCAAAAAGTTTACCGAGCCAGTCGTAGAGGCGTTACGTACTATGGGTATTGAAGCCGAGTTAACAGGGCGTAATGATATTCAGATTGGTGAGAAGAAAATATCGGGAAATGCACAGTTCCATTCTAGAGGGAAAATCATTAGTCACGGTACATTGTTATTCAATTCTGAAATGCAAAATGTTGCGAGTGCTTTGAAAGTAAATGCAGAAAAGTATGCTTCTAAATCAACGAAATCTGTTAGAAGTCGCGTCGCTAACATTACGGAGTTTTTACAGGAGCCAATGACGATTGAACAGTTTCGCGTGAAAATTTTACACTCTATTTTTGCAGGCGAAGGTGAAGTTCAATCTTATGAACTAACTGAAGAAGATTGGAAAAAGGTGCGTCAGCTTGCTGATGAACGTTATCGTAGCTGGGAGTGGACTTACGGGCGTTCTCCGCAGTTCAATATGCAACAGCGTAAACGTGTTGAAGGTGCCGGAACATTCGATGTGCGTCTGAATGTGCAAGATGGTGTTATTCAAGATGCAGCGATCTTTGGTGACTTTTTCGGTCGTGGAGATCGTAATGAAGTTGCTGAGCAGCTTATTGGCATACGTTATACAGAAGAAGAGTTAAGTAAACTTTCTGATAACATAGATTTGGCATTCTATTTTGGTCCAATTACGAAAGAAGACTGGATGAGTTTGTTACTGTAG
- a CDS encoding aldo/keto reductase — protein MRYKQLGNSGLTVSAIGLGTNAFGKRADAQTSTLIIEQAIHHGVTFIDTANIYAATQSETIIGNAILGKRNDIVLTTKAGLPNGKSPNHKGSSRHHLMQELEASLTRLQTDYVDLYQIHTFDPNTPLEETLRCLEDMITSGKVRYIGCSNYHAWELMKALGISERLGLSKYISQQVSYSLADRTPERELIPLCIDQGIGIIPYFPLAGGILTGKYESSLQTPEGSRAQTDPSFNRFLTEPTLKLSQDLQQIANQYETTPSNLAIAWLLHQPVVSTVIVGATKTTQLVTNLEALDFSINVQLMEQLNNISEDFRHGEPFASYRI, from the coding sequence ATGAGATACAAACAACTTGGAAATAGTGGTTTAACGGTGTCGGCAATTGGGCTTGGAACAAATGCATTTGGCAAACGTGCAGATGCACAAACTTCTACATTAATTATTGAACAAGCTATTCATCATGGTGTTACGTTTATAGATACAGCCAATATTTATGCTGCTACTCAATCGGAAACTATTATTGGTAATGCGATTCTCGGCAAGCGTAATGATATTGTACTTACTACAAAGGCTGGACTACCTAATGGAAAAAGTCCTAATCATAAAGGCTCTTCACGCCATCACCTTATGCAAGAACTAGAAGCAAGTTTAACTCGGCTTCAAACGGATTATGTTGATTTATATCAAATTCATACATTCGACCCGAACACTCCACTGGAGGAAACATTGCGTTGCCTTGAAGATATGATTACATCAGGTAAAGTTCGTTATATTGGTTGCTCTAACTATCATGCTTGGGAGCTAATGAAGGCATTAGGAATTAGTGAACGACTAGGCTTATCGAAGTATATTTCTCAGCAAGTCAGTTATTCATTAGCCGATCGAACACCAGAACGTGAACTGATACCACTTTGTATCGATCAAGGTATTGGCATTATTCCGTACTTCCCACTTGCTGGTGGTATACTAACTGGTAAGTATGAATCCTCCCTCCAAACTCCTGAAGGATCACGAGCACAAACTGATCCAAGCTTTAATCGTTTTCTAACAGAACCTACATTGAAGCTTAGTCAAGATTTACAACAAATCGCTAATCAGTATGAGACAACACCTTCAAACCTTGCCATTGCGTGGTTACTCCATCAGCCAGTGGTAAGCACAGTTATCGTAGGCGCGACAAAGACAACACAGTTAGTAACTAATTTGGAGGCACTAGACTTTTCTATTAATGTTCAACTTATGGAACAGTTAAATAACATTAGTGAAGACTTCCGTCATGGTGAACCATTTGCGTCATATCGAATCTGA
- a CDS encoding Gfo/Idh/MocA family oxidoreductase: MISFGIIGTNFISDRFIAAGSMLTNFSVGAVCSRSLDTAQNFADKHNIVHCYTDVVEMLESGNIQALYIASPTNLHAHYAQIALEKGIHVLCEKPVTSNSKELKQLIETATRKQVLFMEAMKSTTMPAFRQAAEHLSEIGQVRRYFASFCQYSSRYDAYKAGNVLNAFKPEYSNGALMDIGVYCIYPAVMLFGKPKSVKASAFMLDSGVDGEGSIILEYADMDAVVMYSKISNSSLPVEIQGEEGNIVLDRVSEPSRITLNPRGGEQVDLSLPTIEQDMYYEIEHFIQLLEENKKQSPINSFENSLITMEIMDEARKQIGLVFPADLK; the protein is encoded by the coding sequence ATGATTTCATTCGGTATCATTGGAACTAACTTTATTAGTGATCGATTTATAGCAGCAGGCTCCATGCTGACGAATTTCTCAGTAGGAGCAGTATGTTCTCGTTCATTAGATACAGCTCAAAATTTTGCAGATAAACATAATATCGTTCATTGCTATACAGATGTAGTAGAGATGCTTGAGAGCGGGAATATTCAAGCGTTATATATTGCTTCACCAACGAATTTACATGCTCATTATGCACAAATAGCATTAGAGAAAGGCATTCATGTACTTTGTGAGAAGCCTGTTACTTCGAATAGCAAAGAATTGAAACAATTAATTGAAACTGCAACACGCAAGCAAGTACTATTTATGGAAGCAATGAAATCAACGACAATGCCAGCTTTTCGTCAGGCAGCGGAACATCTTAGTGAGATTGGGCAAGTAAGACGTTATTTCGCAAGCTTTTGTCAGTACTCATCCCGTTACGATGCGTATAAAGCAGGTAATGTACTCAATGCATTCAAGCCAGAATATTCTAACGGTGCATTAATGGATATCGGTGTCTATTGTATCTATCCAGCTGTCATGTTATTTGGTAAGCCGAAGTCAGTAAAAGCTTCAGCATTTATGCTTGATTCAGGAGTAGACGGTGAAGGTAGCATTATATTGGAGTACGCTGATATGGATGCAGTAGTAATGTATTCGAAAATCTCTAATTCATCACTTCCTGTTGAGATTCAAGGGGAAGAAGGTAACATAGTGCTTGATCGCGTAAGTGAACCTAGTCGCATCACATTAAATCCACGTGGTGGTGAGCAAGTCGATTTGAGTTTACCGACGATTGAGCAAGATATGTATTATGAAATCGAACATTTTATTCAATTACTAGAAGAGAATAAGAAACAATCACCTATTAACTCTTTCGAGAACTCTCTTATTACGATGGAAATTATGGATGAAGCACGTAAGCAGATTGGTCTAGTGTTCCCAGCCGATCTTAAGTAA
- a CDS encoding CYTH domain-containing protein: protein MALEIERKYLLEISAQQLIEQGIIQQQSQHRIEQTYIAMDVDQELRVRRIKDTATGNYSYTHTFKNGVGLAREEVEYEITQVIYDQVMTAFGFVPLTKDRITAKWNDIIVEIDIYDQVDFVVVEVEFESMDAANEFVPPTWFGEEISFNKKYSNKAVWKQLQNK from the coding sequence ATGGCATTAGAAATTGAACGTAAATATCTGTTGGAAATTTCTGCGCAACAGTTAATAGAGCAAGGTATTATTCAACAGCAATCACAACATCGCATTGAGCAAACCTATATTGCAATGGATGTTGATCAAGAACTTCGTGTTAGACGAATTAAGGATACCGCTACAGGAAACTATAGCTACACACATACATTTAAAAATGGTGTTGGACTTGCACGTGAAGAAGTTGAATATGAAATTACCCAAGTCATTTATGATCAAGTGATGACAGCATTCGGTTTTGTTCCGTTAACGAAAGACCGGATTACTGCGAAGTGGAATGATATCATCGTAGAAATTGATATTTATGATCAAGTCGATTTTGTTGTTGTTGAGGTTGAATTTGAATCTATGGATGCAGCTAATGAATTTGTTCCACCAACATGGTTTGGAGAAGAAATTAGCTTCAACAAAAAATATAGTAACAAAGCAGTTTGGAAGCAACTTCAAAACAAATAA
- a CDS encoding ParB/RepB/Spo0J family partition protein → MDITLIPISLIDEDKDQPRYQFSQEALAELANSISEIGLLSPIKVRTVENGRYMIIYGNRRYKASLMVGLEKIPCIVSTATDEMDIYFEQIAENLTREDFSPIEEAEAFHKLMNDARFHSSMKLLSSKLGKPESYIKNKCELLKFGNAVKKLIVGGTQIRKDCLTEDQLMPLKDLPFEYRDTLALTAARDELPVSDVKKIAKLFKDQNISDATKEKLLLKNGGGLIETWSVFEQNRKEKLAREKERQAKAEQEELRKVEQEELLKVEMAQQQLSTYEEGTREVSTTTVPNTYDVDETSQHSHSAQYATSTLVAPSVVVQLEQTSYTDSLDGLLLQAEHLLTQITSGDMKQLEATSQLSNVMLTKLQLLTQQWKLIQKSSNE, encoded by the coding sequence ATGGATATTACACTTATTCCGATATCACTCATCGATGAAGATAAAGATCAACCGAGATATCAATTTAGTCAAGAAGCACTTGCAGAATTAGCTAATAGCATATCAGAAATTGGTTTGCTTTCTCCAATAAAAGTACGCACTGTAGAAAATGGTCGTTACATGATCATTTATGGTAACCGCCGTTATAAAGCTTCACTAATGGTCGGACTTGAGAAAATACCTTGCATCGTATCAACAGCAACAGATGAGATGGATATTTATTTCGAACAAATTGCCGAAAACTTAACCCGTGAAGACTTCTCCCCAATTGAAGAAGCCGAAGCCTTCCATAAATTAATGAATGACGCTCGCTTCCATAGTTCCATGAAGCTATTATCCAGTAAGCTAGGTAAGCCAGAAAGTTACATTAAAAACAAATGTGAATTATTGAAATTTGGCAATGCGGTTAAAAAACTTATTGTCGGTGGTACACAAATACGTAAAGATTGTTTGACAGAAGATCAATTAATGCCGTTAAAAGACTTGCCATTTGAATATCGTGATACACTAGCACTTACGGCTGCAAGAGATGAATTGCCTGTTAGCGATGTTAAAAAAATTGCTAAATTGTTCAAGGATCAGAACATCTCAGATGCAACGAAAGAAAAGCTATTACTGAAAAATGGTGGCGGATTAATAGAAACCTGGTCAGTATTCGAGCAGAATCGCAAAGAAAAACTAGCTCGTGAAAAAGAACGTCAAGCAAAAGCGGAACAAGAAGAGTTACGTAAAGTTGAACAAGAAGAACTTCTTAAAGTTGAAATGGCCCAGCAACAGTTGTCCACCTATGAAGAGGGTACGCGGGAAGTATCCACAACAACTGTGCCTAACACATATGATGTAGATGAAACTAGCCAACATAGTCATAGCGCTCAATATGCTACTTCTACTCTTGTAGCTCCAAGCGTTGTAGTACAACTAGAACAGACGAGTTATACGGACTCACTAGATGGATTATTACTGCAAGCGGAGCATCTACTTACTCAGATTACTTCTGGTGATATGAAGCAGTTAGAAGCCACTTCACAGCTTTCTAACGTCATGCTAACGAAACTCCAGCTGCTAACCCAGCAATGGAAGCTAATTCAAAAAAGCAGCAATGAGTAG
- a CDS encoding Na/Pi cotransporter family protein has protein sequence MSIQDTIFHIVGGIAIFLFGIKYLSDGLQKTAGDNIRHWLATYTFHPLLGVLVGILITILFQSSTGAIILIIGLMNANILSLRQAISVLIGANIGTTVTIFMVGIDIENYALPIITVGVILLLFVHYKRLQYIGQVVFGFGALFLGLSITRNGLQFLSLSHYTNEFMLNLSDIPLFGIIMGIVLTLLFTSSNAAIGVLQTIANEGLVQLDGAILILLGSNIGSAVIACIAVIGATIKAKRVVFLHVIYYVCGTTIFLLLQQPIYSIIEWLGKVLQIKMQLATAHGIFQLITGIIFIIFTPLLLKLANSVIQTQHTTAEVIFGAQYLDKRLLATPSVALGQAQYEVIRMGTIARETLLHASHYFFEQDSRSANLALKKETLVNELDHQITDYMVRIHQHGLTAQESEKATGLLHIVNDIERIGDHADNVVELADYCIRNRLQFSKEALEQLHTMFDAAEWIISRVIYALEQNDRSAAADVLGREADLDRMELEFRTGHFKRLHDNRCRGNAGAIFLDVLSNLERIGDHSKNIAEYVLK, from the coding sequence GTGAGTATACAAGATACGATCTTTCACATTGTAGGTGGTATTGCAATTTTCTTATTCGGAATTAAGTACTTATCCGATGGTTTGCAAAAAACCGCAGGTGATAATATTCGTCATTGGCTTGCTACCTATACATTTCATCCGTTACTCGGTGTACTTGTCGGAATTCTAATAACTATATTATTCCAAAGTTCCACAGGGGCAATTATTTTAATAATCGGACTGATGAATGCCAATATACTGAGTTTAAGACAAGCGATTAGTGTGCTTATCGGTGCTAATATTGGTACGACGGTAACAATTTTCATGGTTGGTATTGATATAGAAAATTATGCATTACCTATCATTACAGTTGGGGTTATTTTATTATTATTCGTTCATTACAAACGACTACAGTATATCGGGCAAGTTGTGTTTGGTTTTGGCGCATTATTTCTAGGATTATCAATAACAAGAAATGGTTTGCAATTTCTTTCGCTTTCCCATTATACGAATGAATTTATGCTGAATTTATCCGATATCCCTTTGTTTGGCATTATTATGGGGATAGTTTTGACGTTACTCTTTACAAGTTCTAATGCTGCAATAGGTGTATTACAAACGATTGCTAATGAAGGGCTAGTTCAGTTGGATGGTGCGATTCTAATCTTATTAGGAAGTAATATAGGTTCGGCAGTTATAGCATGTATTGCAGTTATTGGTGCTACTATCAAAGCAAAGCGGGTAGTATTTCTACATGTCATATACTACGTATGTGGCACGACTATTTTTCTACTATTACAACAACCGATCTATTCAATTATAGAATGGCTAGGTAAAGTGCTACAAATCAAAATGCAACTTGCTACGGCACATGGAATATTCCAACTTATCACAGGAATAATCTTTATTATATTTACACCATTACTTCTTAAATTAGCAAATAGCGTTATTCAGACGCAACACACTACAGCGGAAGTTATTTTTGGTGCACAATATTTAGACAAGCGATTACTAGCTACACCGAGTGTTGCACTAGGACAAGCACAATATGAGGTCATCCGTATGGGCACAATTGCCCGCGAAACATTGCTACATGCGTCTCATTATTTTTTTGAGCAAGATTCTCGTTCTGCGAATCTGGCACTGAAGAAAGAAACACTTGTTAATGAATTGGATCATCAAATTACCGATTATATGGTACGAATCCATCAACATGGACTTACGGCACAAGAATCTGAGAAAGCAACTGGATTACTTCATATCGTTAATGATATTGAACGTATTGGTGATCATGCAGATAATGTAGTGGAATTAGCTGATTATTGCATTCGCAATCGACTACAATTTTCTAAGGAAGCATTAGAACAATTGCATACGATGTTTGATGCAGCCGAGTGGATTATTTCTCGTGTCATATATGCACTTGAGCAAAATGATCGTTCAGCAGCCGCTGATGTATTAGGAAGAGAAGCAGATCTAGATCGAATGGAACTTGAGTTCCGAACTGGTCATTTCAAGCGGCTTCATGATAATCGTTGCCGGGGTAATGCAGGTGCGATTTTTCTTGATGTTTTGAGCAACTTGGAGCGTATTGGGGATCATAGTAAAAATATAGCTGAATACGTATTGAAATAG
- the hisJ gene encoding histidinol-phosphatase HisJ gives MKWDGHTHTQFCYHGNDAPLEKYVEQAIELGFTRYSVTEHPPIPAGWINNESLFQELAMPEEELEQYFTYVQQVKEKYADRIEVTIGLELDYLHGRTDYTDELISKWGHLLEDVVYSVHYLPGQDAMYCVDFTAEDFTHNLLQYYGSMETLIDIYFDHVELAIEHASGLNMRKRIGHLNLITKFAHKLPPISESLMRSRLEQLLPLLQESGVGVDINVAGFRVATCEQAYVPSWFIKQATELGIECVYGSDAHKPEQVGLFWDWYEQNMS, from the coding sequence ATGAAATGGGACGGCCATACACATACACAATTTTGCTATCATGGTAATGATGCTCCATTAGAGAAATATGTAGAGCAGGCGATAGAATTAGGTTTCACTCGTTATTCTGTAACTGAACATCCTCCAATTCCAGCAGGGTGGATTAATAACGAGTCATTGTTTCAAGAATTAGCGATGCCAGAAGAGGAATTAGAACAATATTTTACCTACGTACAGCAAGTAAAGGAAAAGTATGCAGACAGAATAGAAGTAACAATTGGATTAGAATTGGACTATTTACACGGTCGGACAGATTATACTGATGAACTTATTAGTAAATGGGGACACTTACTTGAGGATGTTGTCTATTCCGTACATTACTTACCTGGACAAGATGCAATGTATTGTGTTGACTTCACAGCCGAAGATTTCACACATAATCTTTTACAATATTATGGTTCAATGGAAACATTGATTGATATTTATTTCGATCATGTGGAACTTGCTATCGAGCATGCTAGTGGGCTTAATATGCGGAAACGAATTGGTCACTTGAATCTTATTACCAAATTTGCTCATAAGTTACCTCCTATATCTGAATCACTAATGAGGTCACGTTTGGAACAATTACTACCGCTGTTACAAGAGAGTGGCGTAGGAGTAGATATTAATGTTGCTGGATTCAGAGTAGCAACATGTGAACAAGCTTATGTTCCTAGTTGGTTTATTAAGCAAGCGACAGAATTAGGCATTGAATGTGTGTATGGATCTGATGCCCATAAGCCTGAACAAGTGGGATTATTCTGGGATTGGTACGAGCAAAATATGTCTTAA
- a CDS encoding DUF4358 domain-containing protein, which translates to MKQKKHIWKSTATLLIALTIVLSGCGSNTNNSVPVPTPTPENMTAENDTVDEGSDTGQVEEDITTDEETQPSSEPTTTPDATATATPTLAPTEKPSTSIKPEASAKPTATVKPTAKPTAKPTAKPTAKPTAKPTAKPSATPKPTAKPTAKPEVPASVDVSAISAQIIKDLQFSAMMEMTGESISDVFYIDSGKYVEEGIFQVAMMNVKAADLAIIKLKNESDYDTVKAALTKRAEDVQASFEKYLQDQYEYAKNYQIVRQGKYVLYSISHDQEKVLEVFNSYVK; encoded by the coding sequence ATGAAACAGAAGAAACATATTTGGAAATCGACAGCTACATTACTTATCGCTCTAACTATTGTACTTAGTGGATGTGGGAGCAATACTAATAACAGCGTGCCTGTTCCTACACCTACCCCAGAAAACATGACTGCTGAAAATGATACAGTAGATGAAGGTTCAGATACTGGACAAGTCGAAGAAGACATCACAACAGACGAGGAAACTCAACCATCTTCCGAACCAACTACGACACCTGATGCTACAGCGACAGCTACACCAACACTAGCTCCGACTGAAAAGCCTAGTACATCTATTAAACCTGAAGCATCAGCCAAACCAACTGCAACTGTAAAACCAACAGCTAAACCGACTGCTAAGCCAACGGCTAAGCCGACTGCTAAACCTACAGCTAAACCGACTGCTAAACCATCTGCAACACCTAAACCAACGGCTAAACCGACTGCTAAGCCTGAGGTTCCTGCTAGTGTTGATGTAAGTGCAATTAGTGCTCAAATCATTAAAGATTTACAATTTTCTGCCATGATGGAAATGACTGGAGAGTCAATCTCTGATGTATTCTATATTGATAGTGGTAAATATGTTGAAGAAGGTATATTCCAAGTAGCAATGATGAATGTTAAAGCAGCTGACCTTGCTATTATTAAGCTTAAAAATGAATCTGACTACGACACAGTGAAAGCGGCATTAACGAAGCGTGCTGAAGATGTTCAGGCTTCATTCGAAAAGTATTTACAAGATCAATATGAATACGCAAAAAATTATCAAATCGTTCGTCAAGGAAAATATGTGCTTTACTCCATCTCACATGACCAAGAGAAAGTACTTGAAGTTTTCAATAGCTATGTAAAATAG